The genomic window TGCCAACTTCTCCATATCAGAAGGCTCTGACAACaccaaaaacaatgcaaatgagCCCACAGGAGAGAACAACAGGCTGACTAACAATACAGAGCCTGTAGATGATGAGAAacagcatcatcatcatcatcatcatcatcaacatgagcatcatcatcatcatcaacatgagcatcatcatcatcatcattattcaaataacagaaacagaacagGTTATTCAGATGTGACCCGAGCACCAAAAGAGCCAACCCACCATTCTCATGTCTCATCTCATGAACATTAGATCTTAGAACAGCTTTGTTTTCCAATAATTGTtgtattttgatatttgaaatgaaaaaaaatgattttttttttttgtaaatacagAGCTTTGTCATATATTGAACTTAAAGGGGGATTTAAGTTGGATCTCATTGTTCTTAATGAAGTGTGCACTTTAAACCTGAGTCAGGGGTCTGCATACGGATGTTGAGCAAAGCAGTCATTTACACTATACTTCAGTTTTCCACCTTCCTTTTAAGGAATATGTGACATTGCTGAACTAATGCATTCTCTTTATTATGATAACTGCTTTGTATTTGTTAATATATTATCTATATGATATGTTATGTGAATGTGTTCACCTAGAGTGGTGTAAGATGTAAAGagctgaataaaattaatttccATCATCATATGATCTCATACAGAATCTGATGTGTTTAGCCTACTTTTTCTGTCAAAACCTTCAGCTTGTGCTGCACTGCTAAACTTACAAATTCATTTGTTTGGTAAATTAGTAGGCTACTGGTTTTACATGGTTGCTAGCTGTCATTTATGGTCTTCCAGACTGTAAAATGATCTAGAAAGATGAGGCTAGGACTGGCCTAGTAGGCTACATCCAATAAAGCAATAAGTGCTCCATCATCAcgaatctatatatatatatatatatatatattttgtttttttgtcatgtcacttgtgcatgatatttttatttttatttattttatttattttattgcaaaatTTGAACACACATAGGCCTACAGGATCAGGGAAATAAAGTGTGATTGCGTCTGTTACAAAGAATAATCATACATTAAAAGAACAAATATCCTGAGTTTGCATACAtcaatatgaaataataaagaaaagaaaagcaatAATTAGGTTAAATCAcatctttaaataaatcatcataATGCATCAAAAATGTTgcactttttttgttatttataagTCTGAGGGTTAAAATAAAGGAGTTAAATTCAGCAAGAAAAAGAGGAAAGCTTAGGGGAGATTTAAGCCACTTTTGTTTGTGAAAGAAGAATTTTGCatacaagataaaaaaaaaaaaaaaaaaaattaacaacatATTCAAGGGATAGCAGCTTTGGGTTTTCATAGTaaaaaataacttctttaaGGGTTGAAGGTATGGGTTACATTTGTATGGGCAAAAATATAGGAACTTAAATCAGCCCAAAATGTATTGGTTAAATTacaatcataaaataaatgGGCAGCTGTTTCTTAAACAAAACCACAGAAGGAGCAAGTTTCATCAATATCAGAATATTTAGAAATAGATGAGTTAACAGGGTAGATTTTATGAAGGATATAATGAATTTCTTTAAACTTCGATATACAAATCATCACGAATCTAACAAAAACGTTTCTTACGTCGTTTACGTAGTTcactatatatatttaaattatttgcaTACTTAAAAATCATTTGCAGGTACGCTCAAAATAGCTCAGGGTAAGGAATAAAGTTATCCAGGGGATTTTGGTAATCCGTCTCGAGGAGGATGCCATGTGTAAACTCCTTAACTCATCATTGAGCCTCTGATTTATGCTGAACGAGAGCTCTGTGTCGTAATTCATTTGACAACATCATGTTCTCTCTCTACTGAATAGCGATCATAATTGACATTTTTACGCAGTTACTCCTGAAGTTACACCCTGCACCGAACTCTCGCGCTGTTCCTAAAAGCAACCGATAGATGGCGATATTTGGACATTACTGAATGAACATCAAGCGCAATGGTAAGCCATTTACGCTTAATTAATGAAGATATCATTTCTCAGATATTGATAGCGTGACTAAATACTTTAGGGTTTGGCTTtcgtttctttgttttttatcttCTTTTTACAATATGCGTATACATTAACACGTTTCATCTCCATTATTAATTGCTCAGGTGTCCGTATCACCGTCGACATGGCAAAGGCTCCGGATACTTTACCAATGGGTCCTAGAAAACGGAGGTATTTTTCAAGGAATTATATATGACCTTTTACTTTATATCTGCTCTTTAAAATTTTCATACGACAGGCTAATGAACTACAGTGTATAAAACGCAAGTTGTAGGCtacaacacttttgttttaGTTACCTCGACGGTGTAGGCTACATTTGACTAATTGGTCTTCATTACGAAACCagtattaaaatacttttataaactACTTTAACCACTATGTTAGTCAATTTAACGAGCTAATGATGCAATTCGTTCATTCCCAACAGACAAGAGGACAGATGGATGGCTATTGGTTTACTCTCCTTTGCCTGTCGGTGGCATCTTCGTGTGTTACCTTGTCATAATTTGGCTTGGCCCCAAACTGATGGCTTGTAGAGAACCAGTCAACATCAAAACTCTTCTCGttatttacaatttttctaTGGTGTGCCTTTCCGCTTATATGTTTTATGAGGTATGGACCAAGTGAACTAACATAGGtctattaaataatgtatttaattcattgtataaattcattcatatgtatttttatatgtatgtatgttttgcTTTTAGTTCACAGCATCATCTTGGTTGGCAAATTACAGCTTGCTGTGTCAGCCTGTGGACTACTCTGAAAACCCCCTTGCAATGCGGGTAagcaaattatttttatataaattatttgcatttttccaaacaaattaatatttctgcAATTATTGCCTTTGTTAATGTTGTGCGATTCTGATCCCATGCAGATGGCCAGAGTGTGCTGGTGGTTTTACTTCTCTAAAGTTATTGAACTTACTGATACTGTACGTAAATGATCTAGTCCTTTGATATCAGATCACATTGTTAATGAATGTCTTATGATGTTATATTACATTCATAAGTAAATGTCATTATCATCAGATGTTCTTCATTCTGAGGAAGAAGAACAATCAACTGACCTTTTTGCATGTGTATCATCACGGCACCATGATTTTCAACTGGTGGGCAGGGGTCAAGTATGTTGCGGGAGGGCAGTGTAAGTGTTCTTACCTCGGAGTTAAATTATTGTGTTTACGTACAGGAGTCCACTTAGCACAATGTCATActctcaaacaagaaaatatACATGTTGTGTTTAGTTTTTGAATCTGACTCTTGTAAAATTAACTATTAGATTAATCTGAgatgacatttaaaatatactttaaaccTAGAAATAACATATCAGGGTTGATTTAGTTGTAGTGTCACTCTGACACCACTAGGTGATATATTGCTCCAGAAATAGACAATCAAAGTATTCTGAAAAATGTGTGCGGTGTTGTCTTGATGTCAGGCAACTGATAAAATGGCAAATATCTCATGGATGTTTGCTATTTTATCTGCTTCAGAATGACATGTTCTAAAGTGTCAACGCAGACAATGATTTGCTAAAGATGTTCTCTCTTCCTCAGCATTCCTCATTGGCCTCATAAACTCTTTTGTGCATGTGGTGATGTATATGTACTATGGCCTGGCAGCACTGGGCCCCCAGATTCAGAAATACTTGTGGTGGAAACGCTACCTCACTTCTCTCCAGCTGGTGAGACTCtcattatgattttttaaagaaataatatcaGTCGGGTTTGTGTCACTGTCTTTCTTTGTCCACCTCAGCTCCAGTTCTTTATTGTGACCATTCACACCGCGTTCAACCTCTATGCTGACTGTGACTTCCCTGACTCCATGAATATGGTGGTTCTCGGTTACTCTCTAAGCCTAATCGCTTTGTTTAGTAACTTTTATTATCAGAGCTACCTTTCCAAGAAGACCAAGATGACATGATAGCATGGAGATGGAACATATTTATGTGTATACTTTGATTGTTTGAATAAAAACGTGTCCATTGATCCTTCAGACTGAATGTGGCGGCTGTGTCTGTCTTAAGGACTGTTTAATCCTTTATCTCAGATCCATTTGTCTGTGTATTCTCCCCTCCTCCAAACAGAGTCCATACAATCTCTATACCCCCATCCCCCTCTGGTCATTAGGGATTGAGACCCTGCAACGCTCTAGTGATCCGGCCAAATTGAAATAAACCCGAGTCCACCTTCTGCTCCTCACTCACTTATTTATCTAATCTCCCACAGTGACACTTCATTTGTTTTACCACTCATTGGATCAGGTCGACCAATCACAGTGTAGCTGGGGGGAGTGTCTTATTTAGGGCCCTACCTTCTCTACTGCTGCTCTCTTTTACAGTACCTATGCCTTTTTAAATGTTACCTCTGAAAGGCACAAACatcttaatatattttgttttaaatatatttagaaaCATTTAATCCATAAAATACGGAAGAAGATTAGggtcaagcaataataaaaccatcttgagattaaagttgttaaatttcgagaaaaaacacgttaaatttcgagaaaaaagtcaagataaattgttgagaataaactcgttaaattacgacgaaaaaactcgttacatttcaagaaaaaagtcgagataaaatgttgagaataaacttgttaaattacgataaaaaaaaactcaaattacgagaacaaattcgttaaattatgaggaaaaaagtcgttaaattttgagaaaaaagtcaagataaaatgttgagaataaactcattaaattatgagaa from Megalobrama amblycephala isolate DHTTF-2021 linkage group LG17, ASM1881202v1, whole genome shotgun sequence includes these protein-coding regions:
- the elovl8a gene encoding ELOVL fatty acid elongase 8a, with protein sequence MVSVSPSTWQRLRILYQWVLENGDKRTDGWLLVYSPLPVGGIFVCYLVIIWLGPKLMACREPVNIKTLLVIYNFSMVCLSAYMFYEFTASSWLANYSLLCQPVDYSENPLAMRMARVCWWFYFSKVIELTDTMFFILRKKNNQLTFLHVYHHGTMIFNWWAGVKYVAGGQSFLIGLINSFVHVVMYMYYGLAALGPQIQKYLWWKRYLTSLQLLQFFIVTIHTAFNLYADCDFPDSMNMVVLGYSLSLIALFSNFYYQSYLSKKTKMT